The window CAGCACCAAAACGGTTTAATGCTGCCCATGAAACACCCAAAATCTCATGCTTTGCCTTATTACTATATGTAGCAAAACCACGGTCAAAATAATCAGAACTGCCAGAGATATGAGTTATACTATAACTTACCCCTCCCGCGGTGCAGGATTCTGCAGTGGCAATACGCAAATGATATAGGTTACAAAGCTTCTTCAAGACTGCCTCCGGCGATTCACCTGATTGGGTGTAAAAACTATATGGAAAGTGCTTTCTCAATACCTGAACCACTTCTTCTTTCTCCTCTTCTCCCTGTACTATAATCTCAGATTCCACTTCATCAGAAATAATCCCCTTTTCTCCCGCAACCATTCCAATCTCTCTTTGCTCAACATTG of the Deltaproteobacteria bacterium genome contains:
- a CDS encoding CinA family protein, with protein sequence MVAGEKGIISDEVESEIIVQGEEEKEEVVQVLRKHFPYSFYTQSGESPEAVLKKLCNLYHLRIATAESCTAGGVSYSITHISGSSDYFDRGFATYSNKAKHEILGVSWAALNRFGAVSEEVALYMAQGALKRSEADIAVSTTGIAGPTGGTREKPVGLVYFGLATKEKNKVYKKIFTGNRKMVRDKATRFALGTAIEFIKENYERKRER